The Zobellia alginiliquefaciens genome contains a region encoding:
- a CDS encoding CYTH domain-containing protein, whose amino-acid sequence MIEIERKFLVTSVAYQEQATLKERIVQGFLNTDKERTVRVRIKGELGFLTVKGKSNDAGTVRFEWEKKISVSDAEQLLLICEPGIIDKVRYNVPIGSHIYEIDEFHGDNEGLVVAEVELQSENQNFKKPLWLGEEVTGIVKYYNSQLSKHPYKLW is encoded by the coding sequence GTGATTGAGATTGAACGTAAATTCTTGGTTACGTCAGTAGCGTATCAAGAGCAGGCAACTTTAAAAGAACGGATTGTTCAAGGTTTTTTAAATACGGATAAAGAGCGTACCGTGCGTGTGCGTATAAAAGGGGAGCTGGGTTTTTTGACCGTAAAAGGAAAATCTAATGATGCGGGAACCGTCCGATTTGAATGGGAGAAGAAAATTTCCGTTTCCGATGCCGAGCAACTATTGCTGATTTGCGAGCCTGGAATTATAGATAAAGTACGCTACAATGTGCCGATAGGCAGTCACATTTACGAAATAGATGAATTTCATGGTGATAATGAAGGTCTCGTTGTTGCGGAAGTAGAGCTACAATCTGAAAACCAAAACTTTAAAAAACCATTGTGGTTGGGAGAAGAAGTAACGGGCATTGTAAAATATTACAATTCACAATTGAGCAAGCACCCATATAAACTATGGTAA
- a CDS encoding TetR/AcrR family transcriptional regulator: protein MINKDQFLEFALSKFLKFGSKRFTIDDLAHELGISKKTIYKNFTGKEQIIKESLAAFLTKLRSNIYECVEKEKSDPILAVISIYRIGLDTLKSFNPTFLRSLKKYYPEVYKMFSDFRENEVSVLVKDLLHSAQQKGHIRKDVNIKLTYELYYNRMEDILHAAPNNFYKDFTLEELLNHLIINNIRGIATKSYLDKNDAFFLS, encoded by the coding sequence ATGATAAACAAAGACCAATTTTTAGAATTTGCCCTTTCTAAATTCTTGAAATTTGGAAGCAAGCGCTTTACTATTGATGATTTGGCCCACGAACTTGGCATATCTAAGAAAACGATATACAAGAACTTTACGGGCAAAGAACAAATCATAAAAGAAAGTCTGGCCGCTTTTCTTACCAAATTAAGGTCTAACATTTATGAGTGTGTAGAGAAGGAGAAATCCGATCCTATTCTAGCGGTTATTTCAATATATAGAATAGGATTGGATACCCTTAAAAGTTTTAATCCTACCTTTTTACGCAGTTTAAAAAAGTACTATCCCGAAGTTTATAAAATGTTTAGCGATTTCAGGGAAAATGAAGTTTCGGTTCTTGTAAAAGACTTGTTGCACAGTGCTCAACAAAAAGGTCATATCCGAAAAGATGTGAATATAAAACTGACCTATGAGCTCTATTATAACCGAATGGAAGATATTCTTCATGCCGCACCCAACAATTTTTATAAGGATTTCACTCTAGAAGAGCTTCTGAACCACCTTATCATAAATAATATTAGGGGTATTGCCACAAAAAGCTATTTGGACAAAAACGATGCTTTTTTTCTTTCCTAG